AGAAAATTACTGGCTTTGTCCACAGGGCATAAAAGTGACTTTTCGTAAACGAAGAATGGTAAAAAACTCTTTGCAAGATCATTACCTAACCAAACGGAGTGATTGTAAAAACTGTCCGATTAAGCAAAAATGCATTGGTAAAGGTTTTGAGAAAAAGATCGGCATTACCGTTTACAAAGAGCATTATGAGCGAAACAACAAAAGAGTACGTAGTAAAATTGGAAGGAGAATGAAAGGCAAGCGGCAATCAACAGTCGAACCTATTTTTGGAACTTTAACCCAGTTTATGGGGCTTCGAAAAGTCAACACCATTGGAATTGCTCAGGCAAACAAGGTGATGCACATGTCAGCTACTGCTTATAATCTTAAAAAGATGTTGAAGTTTATGAGTAAAACAGCTGAAATAATGACTAATCAGGGAATTTTTCTGTTTTCTTCTTTAAACAGACAATTGGGTCTATTTAGCTCCATTTTAAGCCTTCAATAATTTAGGAATTCAATCCGGTTAGCTTAAAAAAATGAAGCCTTAGAAGCTTGTGAATCACAAACATTTAAGGCTTTTATATTGTACTCATTTAATTTTAGGGAATTGTGCAACGGTTACTTTTGTTAGCGCCTTTTAATCACTAATTTCTAAATGTTCGTTTTACAAAATTTAATTCCATACTAAAAGGTAAACACTTCATAATTGCGAGTTTTCTATCGAATTCTAAAGATGAAAAATCCGTCTTCCAAACTTCTTGAGCTTTCGCATTCCAAATTTCTTGATAAGTTAATCTTACCATAGCCAGA
This window of the Labilibaculum sp. DW002 genome carries:
- a CDS encoding transposase, translating into MQEIKSRNQNWQSSQEQRPGASNKGAKYTSNKTHYSPTDPDARISVKPGKARKLNYLNNISVDTAHHVITDVKAYHADKKDSQYLQDTTKRLKQRLKEQGLLWTTLLADAGYSSGENYAFLEKQNIVSYIPQHGTYKGGPEGFIFFKEENYWLCPQGIKVTFRKRRMVKNSLQDHYLTKRSDCKNCPIKQKCIGKGFEKKIGITVYKEHYERNNKRVRSKIGRRMKGKRQSTVEPIFGTLTQFMGLRKVNTIGIAQANKVMHMSATAYNLKKMLKFMSKTAEIMTNQGIFLFSSLNRQLGLFSSILSLQ